The nucleotide window TCGCTTATAGTTCAATAGGTTGTGGATTCTGGGCCCCATGAGGATGAGTAGGTCCCGCATACACCTTCACATTCTTAAACAACTTCCTTCCAAGGGGTCCCTTGGGAAGCATCCCCTTAATAGCCAGTTCTAACGGCTGGGTCGGATGCCGGGAAATAAGGGTCTCGAAGGAATAGGACTTAAGCCCCCCCACAAATCCCGTATGGTGGTGATACATTTTCTGGCTCTTTTTCCGGCCAGTTACCACCACCTTGTCTGCATTCACGATCACCACATAATCGCCAATTTCCTGATGGGGAGCAAAAATCGCCTTTTCTTTCCCCCTAAGGATGGAAGCTACCCGCGCAGCTACCCGCCCAAGGACCTTTCCTTCCGCATCAATAACATACCATTTTCGCTCTGCTTCCGCAGGTTTTACAAACACCGTCTTCATATACTACCTTTATCGAAGGAATTTACTCTACCAATTTGGCCATTTAACGCTGGCATCCGGTAAATGACCACTATAACGGGGCAACACCGGATATTCTCATATTTTTAAAGACCTTGTCAAGATTGGCTGCCCTTCTTTTTTTCCTCTTCCGATTCTTCCTTTTTTGCTTCAATTTGATCTTTGATGTCCGCGATACCAATAACCACCGCCAATAACCCTATGAGAATGGCCACCACTGGTACCGAACCCTTCAGAAACAGGACAACCTCGGACCACCAGTTAAGCCCCACGGGCAGCATGGCCAGAATCGCTGCCACAATCAATACTACCCCAACAAGCAAGGCTACCATAATCAACCTCCTGAGCATTAATACTTCGTCTTTTGTATAACTATACTACAGAATGCTATACTATAAAACACCTGGGGAAGATTTGACAATACAAGTCCCACCACGGGGACCGAACCGTACAGTTCAGGTCCGCCAGTAAGGATTCCTATACGAAGTAAAAGGGTGTAGAGACTCTCTAAATAGGAAAAAAAACTGCCTATCATAAAAAACAAGCAAACCCAATCCCGCTTTTTTGTCCAGGCAAGCAAGGCCAAAAAAGCGGTAATGGTGACAAACACCATCCGAATAGATATAAAAAGCAGGTCTCCCTGATTCATGGGGCACTCCTTTTTCCTAAAAGTTCCTTAAAAAGCCTTGCAAGAAG belongs to Treponema sp. J25 and includes:
- the rplM gene encoding 50S ribosomal protein L13, translated to MKTVFVKPAEAERKWYVIDAEGKVLGRVAARVASILRGKEKAIFAPHQEIGDYVVIVNADKVVVTGRKKSQKMYHHHTGFVGGLKSYSFETLISRHPTQPLELAIKGMLPKGPLGRKLFKNVKVYAGPTHPHGAQNPQPIEL